ACCGCGACGAGCCGCCCCGCCGCGACTGATCGCGGCGAACTTCCCCGCCGCGACTGTTCGGGTCGGCCCGTCGGCCCCCTTCTACTGGTAGATCACCCTCGGCAGCCAGGTGGCCAGCGCCGGAAAGCTGAGCAGGATCGCGATCGCGATCACCTGCAGGGCCACGAAGGGCACCGCGCCCTTGTAGATCTGCCCGGTGCTGACCTCGGGCGGCGCCACGCCGCGCAGGTAGAACAGCGCGAAGCCGAAGGGCGGCGTCAGGAAGCTGGTCTGCAGGTTCACGCCGACCAGCACGCCCAGCCACACCGGGTCCACGCCAAGGTTCAGCAGCACCGGCGCGGTGATCGGGATCACGATGAAGATGATCTCGAAGGTGTCGAGGATGAAGCCGAGCACGAACATGACGGCCATCACGACGATCAGCGCGCCGATCTCCCCGCCGGGCAGGTCGGACAGGAACTCGTGGACCAGGTTGTCGCCGCCCATCATCCGGAACACGATCGAGAAGACCGCGGCGCCGAGCAGGATCACGAACACCATCGACGTGACCGTTGCGGTGCCGATCGTCGCCTCGCGCAGCATCGTGAGGCTGAAGCGGCGCTTGACGATCGCGAGCACGACCGCCCCGACCGCGCCAACCGACGCCGACTCGGTCGGCGTGGCGATGCCGCCCAGGATCGAGCCCAGCACGGCAATGATCAGCAGCAGCGGCGGCAGCAGCGCGGTCAGCACGTCGCGGCCGAGGGCGGCCTTTTCCTCCGCCGACACGACCATCGCCGGGCAGGACTTCGGGTCGAAGACCGCCTTCCAGATCGTGAAGAGAAAATATAGGCCGACCAGCAGCAGGCCGGGGATCATCGCGCCGGCGAACAGGTCGCCGACCGACACCGGGGTGGGCGCGAAATTGCCCTTGGCCATCTGCACCTGGGCGTTGATGCCGGCCAGCATGTCGCCCATGAAGATCAGCACGGTGGACGGCGGGATGATCTGGCCGAGCGTGCCCGACGCGCAGATCACGCCGCAGGCGAGCTTCGGGTCGTAGCCGGCGCGCATCATCGCAGGCAGGCTGATCAGGCCCATCGTGACGACCGTGGCGCCGACGACGCCGGTGGACGCGGCGAGCAGCGCGCCGACCGCGATCACCGAGAACGCGAGGCCGCCGCGCAGGCTGCCGAACACCCTGCCCATCGTGGTGAGCAGTTCCTCGGCGATCTGCGAGCGTTCGAGCACGGTGCCCATGAAGATGAACAAGGGCACCGCGACCAGCACCTCGTTCGTCATGAAGCCGACGTAGCGCGACGCGAGCGCGCCGAAGTTCGACGGATCGAAGACGCCGAGCGTCCAGCCGACCAGCGAGAAGATCAGCGAGACGCCGGCCAGCGAGAAGGCGACCGGGAAGCCGATCAGCAGCGTCGCGATGACGCCGAGGAACATCAGGACGGCGAGGATCTCGCCGAGCAGGACCGGATCCATGAGCGCCTATCCCCGCGCGTAGCGGAATTCCTCGGGCAGCAGGTCGTCGCGACCGCCGAGGACGAGGATGCTGCGGGCCAGCATCGAGAGCCCCTGCAGCCCGACCAGCACGACGAAGCCCAGGATGAAGGTCTTGAGGACGAACAGGCCGGGCATGCCGCCGGGATTGGGCGAGCCTTCCTTGAGCATCCAGGAGCGCTGGACGTACTCGAAGCCCCACAGCCAGACGACCACGCAGAACGGCAGCAGGAACAGGACGACGCCGATCATGTCGAGCACCGCCTTCTTCCGCGCAGGCGCTGGCCGATAGAAGATGTCCACGCGGACGTGGCTGTCGGTGAGCAGCCCGTAGCCGGCCACC
This genomic window from Zeimonas sediminis contains:
- a CDS encoding TRAP transporter small permease subunit produces the protein MKALATFVTAVGRLNGFVGKTFSWLALGAVLVCFVVVVQRYVFSTTQIWMQDLYVWLNGAMFMAVAGYGLLTDSHVRVDIFYRPAPARKKAVLDMIGVVLFLLPFCVVVWLWGFEYVQRSWMLKEGSPNPGGMPGLFVLKTFILGFVVLVGLQGLSMLARSILVLGGRDDLLPEEFRYARG
- a CDS encoding TRAP transporter large permease, whose product is MDPVLLGEILAVLMFLGVIATLLIGFPVAFSLAGVSLIFSLVGWTLGVFDPSNFGALASRYVGFMTNEVLVAVPLFIFMGTVLERSQIAEELLTTMGRVFGSLRGGLAFSVIAVGALLAASTGVVGATVVTMGLISLPAMMRAGYDPKLACGVICASGTLGQIIPPSTVLIFMGDMLAGINAQVQMAKGNFAPTPVSVGDLFAGAMIPGLLLVGLYFLFTIWKAVFDPKSCPAMVVSAEEKAALGRDVLTALLPPLLLIIAVLGSILGGIATPTESASVGAVGAVVLAIVKRRFSLTMLREATIGTATVTSMVFVILLGAAVFSIVFRMMGGDNLVHEFLSDLPGGEIGALIVVMAVMFVLGFILDTFEIIFIVIPITAPVLLNLGVDPVWLGVLVGVNLQTSFLTPPFGFALFYLRGVAPPEVSTGQIYKGAVPFVALQVIAIAILLSFPALATWLPRVIYQ